Genomic DNA from Echeneis naucrates chromosome 14, fEcheNa1.1, whole genome shotgun sequence:
GAAAAGTATTATTAACTATCCTGAAAATATGTTAATTCTATGCATCTAGTCACGTTTGTGTATGAGATTTCATTAAATATTCTGAAAATGCAAACTTCATttctaattttctttaaaaagtaCATTCATGTGGTGTGGTGGAAATGATAATTTCACCtgaatgctgaaataaaatggaagaaaCTTACTtctacatatatatttaattatttcatccCAACCACAATCAGGAAGTGTTTCTACACAAAATGGAGTGAACTTAACTGCCATGATTAAGTGCAGCAGAGCATTGGGCATTTCCAGTATTTCAGTGTTACAGGTCAATCACAGAATTCAACAGTTTGCAGCTGATTAGATAGTGTACTTTTCCAGAactattagatttttttttacttacttactttcacaatttttttgcttgtttctttgtttattttttctttctttctttctttattatgGAGGGAGAGATGCCATTGGATAATCTACAGATAAGTGATAGCAATGATGAGCAGCGATGTGAACCTGTTAGTGGGTTTTTGAGTGACATTTTAAtaggcttttaatttgaatatgCATTCAGGTTCAAACTTTCCAAGCACAGGATACAAAAGCACAGCAGTTTTCTTTCATCTGAGGTCTGAGAGGCTGCATGCCCCCAGGTGGCAGCAGAACACATCTCAACAAAGATCTCGCCACTTCCATATGATGTCATGCTCAATTATACCtaagataaatgaataaaaaaaagctgtggCTTCAGAACTCCTGATAAATATTGGTATTTTTGTGCACATCCAAGTTTCATAAGTGTTCAGAGGAAACTTGTCTTGTCTCTTCTTGCTTTGGCTCTCTTATAGCTCTGTATTTTATGAAATGGGCCAGATCATTCTTGGGAGTTCCACAGAGCAAACTGAGGGTGAATTTTCAAAGACAAGGGTAAAATTACAGAAAAGATGttgacagaagagaaagaaaagttgttTCTAATCACTGCAATAATCAACCAAGTGcaagatttgttttattttacacagaCAGGCCACCTTCCACCAGTTTTCTGTTCACACAcatcccattttttctcatcatttcaGTACAGTAAGCGTTGTAGTTTATGGAGATCACACTCACACTAAACAagtaatttatatattttgcattttatttgacttGGTTCATATGTGACATTTCTATACTAAGTGCTCAATAAGGTGTCTATTTCTATACCATAGACAAAGAGTTGTTACAAAATGTCTTTGTGGTTTCTACAGttgattaatttctttttgaaaccacaacaacagatttgccaataaatacaatatttgGAATTTCTTGTTCAACTTGATTTTTAAGTCTCCTCAGTGAACACATGGGGCAAAATAATATCTTTGCTTTGTTGCTCACAAACATGAAATTTCATAGTTGTCCCCCTGCTGAGacagaaattaaacaaaatgatAAGTATAGCAGTCATCATTAAAGTGTTAAAGTGAGGCATGTGTAGATTATGTAgcagagaattttttttttttttacctcatctGTGGTTGGTCTCTCAGTTTCCTTCATCTTATTGTAGTTGGTCTTATCCATGACTAACAGCGAAAGAAAATGTCCTCCTTCCTTCACAAGCATAATCACGTCTTCCAGATATTTCTTCTCCACATTTTGTCCGTTAACTTCCACCACAACATCACCCACAAGAAGTCCTGCACTCTGGCCTGAGCTACCTAATGCTACCTTCAAGAGAGAAAGCCAAATTAGCCAATGATTTGCATAAGTAAATTAAATCCACGACTGTTCTTGGGTTTTGGTTGACCCACCTGGCTGATGAAAGTTCCAGGACTCTGTGGAACACAACCCAGATTGAATCCAAAGCCCAAAGGACCTTTTTGGAGAGAACAGAGTCTAGCCTGGCATGAGTTGCCCATTTCCTTTTGTACTGGCTCAGAGACActgctctccttttctttctcagctGCATCATCCTCGCAGAAGAGCAGAGGTGATAGACCTaactgcagaaacaaaagacagaaacaaaacctCTGTATGAGAATTACAttcagaggagctgcagctgataGCAGCTTTCTATCTTGTTTCATTAAACTTGTACCACAGGCATGatcactcagtcactcactcTTATGAccatttacacatacacactcacaccagTGATTATTTGCTTACAATTTGGGGTTTAGTACCCTGCCCAAGGACACAGCTTGGACGCTAAAGTAACTGGGATTCAAACCAATGACTTTCCATtgatcctcacacacacacacaagcatacagtCAAATGGCAATGAATTAGGCAGAATGTTATGTATTTAGGTAAAATGACTcaatttccttttcttctctctttttttttttttgcaaataaaaatgcaaaaaaaaaaaaaaaattaaataaacaaataaggCGATTTCAACCCCTCCCACTCTGTCAGAGTAGCACAATCTGCAAACAgttaattttcaatttcattaataattcactgtaatatatatacaaaatagTGTGTGCCTTATCTTcaaagaaaatgatttcatCATATACACATGTAGGAGTGTTAACTATGAACAAATGAGTTTTGTGACATTGACACCGTAATAGGAGTTCAACAGGCTGGAGGGGGCAGGGGATTGGGGATGGTATTTTGTGGGGGCTTCCATCTATCACTTCATGAGATCATGAATGTTTATATGAAAATTTTGGCCTTGGTTTCAGAATTGTTACGCTCTTAGTACATATGCATTGATATTTCAGAACATTTTACCTTGTTATCTCGTCTCGATTGCGTCATACTCTGTATAATCTGCATGCTGCTCACCTGGGTGTAAAACTCAAACCCCTGGTACGTGATGGTGGTGAAGGAAACTTCTGGTTTACTCTGCTGCACTCTGTCTGCAACCTCTTCGTGCTTAAGTGTCTCCATGGACTCTCCATtgacctccagcagcagctcgcCATCCTCCATACCTGCTCTTTCCGCTGGACCACCTTTGTCCATCTCACGCAGAATATGAACTATGATGTCAAAagatacagaaatatatttaaaacgTGTAAACACTCCCAAGGCTTGCAAGCTTTGCACTCTTCTTGTCTCTTACCTGTTCGTCCTGATGGTGTCTTTTCCAGCCGAAGAACGAAGCCGTAGCCCTCAGGCCCAGAAACCAGGTGAAGTTTTCTGGCCCTGTGTGGCAGGTTATGTGGAACAGCCATGGTGGGAAGGATTGGACACTTCAGTCGTATGTAATTCTTTTCACTCTCACTATCAATCACCAGGATGGTGATGTGATTACCACATTTTTTCATCTagatcaaaataataattattgttattattagaCAAGGCTGGATATAAAGCTTGTTCCTGTTCTGGGgtatgttttcaaaataataatttttagaTCAATTCTGCAAAAGAAACATGTGACTTTTAAAAAATGGGATAAAAATAGGTTTAGTATGTACCATCCTGCTAAGTGCTAAGTGTGTGAGGTCAGACACTGTGACTCCATTTATCCATATCAGGCGGTCTCCCTTACACACCCCTGCCTTTTCGGCCGCACCTCCTGTCACCAGGTTCACAGAGAAGCGACCTTTCTCTCCTACAGAGCAGATAATAAGGAGGAGCAACTGATAAATGTTTATCATGGCAGTGGCGATAaatctttgttatgatttggcgctatacaaataaatctgatttgatttgatttgatttgataaatgcTGCCAAGACTCCAACTCAAGGTGGGTTGAACTAATCTTTGTAATGTTGTGATTACAAGGAGAAGCATTACCTTCCATGGGTGTGAAGCTGATGCCCAGGCCTGAGACAGGATCCCTGGTGATATGGCAGAATCTGGGTGGTTTACATCTCTCACCTCTGTGTAGTCTGATCAGATCTCGGAGGTCTTGGCTTTGCGACACTGCCTGCTCGTACGCTGTCCCATTCAACACTAATAAGCATAACTGGTGTCCACTTAGCCTTATCTTTCTGGCCACCTTATTTATTAAAAGGGAAACACGGTGGTTCCAGTAAGAATCCCATTAGTCCCTCTGAGAGATGTCAGAACTTTTAATCATGGAAAAAGCTCATCTTACCTCAGGGTGAGGAACGTCATCAACATAACAGTTGTTGACTTCCAGAAGCCTATCTCCATCTTGAAGGCCACTGCACCCTGCCACTCCCCCTGACACCACCCTTCTGATTATGTGACCTTGCCCACCCCCCTCCACACGCAAACGAAAACCATAGGACTCTCCTTCCTCTCGTTTGAGCACGCACAGGCGTGGCCTAGGTGTTGAGTCTGAGCAGGAGGAGATAGAAAAGCATAAAAGTGCTATTACACTGAGACAACTTTTTGGATACACAAAATGTAATAAGAAGTCATACCTGTATCGTCTGTGAAGACCATGACTGGGTTGTCTATTCCCTCTTTAGGGTTAAATGTGAATTTCCTGCAAAGGTAGAGAAAGGGAAAAGGTTTAGGGGCTTAGGGCGAAGTAACTAGGCaaagaaaagtaatttctttctttctatggATAGTCAATCTATCCAAAGAAAGAATATTTGTACTATATTACCAGTTTGTTGAGTAATCTCATGTCCCATGTCTCAtgaatatacaaatattttactAACAATTAGTGAACCAGGTGAACAGCTGAATTGTTGAATCTCAACTAATAAACCATTGaaatgttccaaaaaaaaaacatacaatgttACAAATCATTGTTAATTCTTTGTAGGGGACCACTTACAATTAAGGCCAAACTAGTTTTTGtcaatttcaattaaattaattgtTTAATTGCATTAATTACAAACtaatttcaatgttttatgCAAAATAATTGCACAACTGGCCATATCATGTCAAGAAAAATTAGATAGTAAGCTTTATCCTGTGCCCCTGGAGTTTAGAGATTATTACTCTCTGAATGGCATGTTACCAAAGTCATACATAACTTCTCAAATTCCTTTCAAATACTACATGAACATTAATATCATATCGATTTGGGAAGACACGAACACTATATGAGAGGATTTCCATCTGTCAATTTGATGCCAACAATTAGATGAAAAGGAGACTTACTCTGTTAACCTTTTGATTTCCACCAAACCTTAAAGACATAAATTATATAAAGTGAATGGCTTTAGAAGCATACATACGTACAAACACATTCCTACGCATGCAACATCTCAATGTAATACTGTTCACATCTCAATATTCAATCTACAACATAAACTATAGACAATAATCATAGCAAGACATATTAATTTTAACTTACCGTGTCAGATACTCTGTGAGTATCTGAGTGGTTCTGTCCACTAAACTGAGATGTGCCAGCTAAACAGTGAGATTGGTGTATGAGCCTTGGATACATGTGCTGACTATTACGATGGGCAGACGCACCATAAAACAGGGCATGACTTGTGACAACTTTTAGTCTTTGGACTCTAAGAGGGAAGGGAACACTAAACATTGAAACTGCTCACATCTGCTGAAAATATTACAGATGAAGACTCTAAACTATTAGTCAGGAACTGGCTTTCAAACTGTAACTCACACAAGCATAATTTTTGCATAAATGAAAATCTGTCTGTGAGTCTGCTTTGGGCAgcaaaactgaattttattatttatcagaaTTGAGAAAAGGCTGAGTGATAGATGAGGTTAACACAGAGAGGGTCACAAAATGTATGTGGTATTTTCATACAAAGGCAAAAACAGCATCTCTGATCTCCAGAGAAGGGACcgtagttttgttttgttttgttttattttttcagctctgAACCATGAGAATTTCAATACTTTACTGAGGCCCCTTCATTTATCACTGCACTGACTTTGATGGCCTTACTTATCTCTTAAGCATTGTTCTTATGTCATCATTAATATATCTCAGCTGTGCTGTAAAGGCACTTTGTTCTAAATGTTACTCATTCCAGGAACAGGTTAATATTCCAGCAGCATTCCACCAGAAATGTTTCCAGAAAAACTGCGTTTGCTGTTACTGCAGTGGACCCGTGGAACTAATCTGCACCTCTCACTGAGATTGCATAATGTTATGTTTAGTTACAGCCTGTACCTGTTGTTACGTTTGTTTCTTCACATAATTCTCATAAAGGCATTGCTATAAAagaccaaataaaaaaacaataaaggtTGTACAATGATCAAAAAATTTACATCTGATGCTTGGATAACTGTCGTAGCAATTAGAATCACTGAAATTAGAATCACTGAATTAGAATCACTGAAAATGTCTAAACCTTTGCTATCCTTTAATCTGCAACTTTGTTGATTCATGTGGTTCATCATGTCATGAACAGCAAGTCCTGGTTCCTCTGACACAATGTCACAAAAGGTTGTGATGACACAAATCACAGAAACCACAGTGTTCAACAACAAACTCCCTCCCCACGCATAAAGCCCATCTCTCACATTACATCTATGTGCTGAGCAGCCTCCTCTCCTCAATATCTCATACCACAGGGACTACAGTGCAGCTAATGGATGACTGTTTGTTCTTGCCTACCATAAACCATAAACCTTCTCGTAGTGGTCCTGCAgaagcacacaaagaaaaatcaagTACACTCAACTGGGTCTGATGATGATTGCAATTTAAAGGTGTACTTTTTAATCAACATTTGGGAGCACAATGCAGTCAGTTAGTAAAAAGTGTTCAACCAGAGAAAGCACAacttaaaatctgttttcattaggAGTATGAGTGTACAAagaacagcaaaacacaaagtagAAACTGGgaatacaaaatattaaaagaacAGAATTAGAATCACTATCAAATCTGCTGGCTAAAAGAACAACATTGATGAATGAGATAGCTCATATGAAAtagctggaaaaacaaacttttatatGAAATAGTGCAAAAGATTTAAAGCCAGTACCTGTACTTGATCTCATGTTGTCTCTTTTTCCCATCAGGTCAGCAGTTGACAAACAGAGGGAGTCCTTTACGTCCAAGAATTTATTCTGACAACAGACAGACTCCTCCCAACAAGTGGGGACACCACgattaatgtttaatttgtgtgtgaaaagtaTACctgtgtaatgtaaaaaaaaaaaaaaatttgcaaaatgtGTTCCCACTGTTCTGGCCCTGTGAAAGACTTTCTTGCATCTTTTAGCTAGAAATAATTGCAATTATCCATGTATGCTTATTAataatttctattttaatttgtattataTCCTACTACCTCTTTTTCTGTGATGTTGAGAAGACGCTTAAAGCAGAAAGAACAGATAACATACAACAGCAGATCTGTTAACAGTTAACGGACTCACACCCAAAAGTAAATGTTAGTTTCAAGGACAAAGCTTGGTGCCACATTGCACGAAGAGACCTTCATTCTAACTGCGAACACCCGAGCAGTGATTCACTTTTCAGCTGGAAAAGTGCTGATGCACATggtgagagggagacaggagaaATGATTCACATTATTAACTCTCACGTCTGTTTtacctgaaagaaaataatatccTCTCTGGGAGAGGATATTGATAGTGTTCATATTTTTCTAACATCACCCTACTTTTCTGATATGTtgattgtgttttctcttttaaaaaatgtttcgAAATGTCAACCTTCAACATCCAGCTCATATTCCTCGGGATGACTTGATGATTTATAGCATCTTCAGTGTCCAAATTAGCTCCAGATTTATCCAGAAGAATTGCTTTTGCGTGTGCATAAAACCCTACAACCCCCACCAACGATTTATCTGCATGTTTATGTTGAACCGCGATAAATATCACTAATAACCCCACCCTTTGAGGTTTCCGCCCAGTTATTATCCCACCACCGCCAGTGCCTACGTGTTCATGTGTGCGTCTACATCCACGTCTGGTTAAGTTTGGGAGGTGTAAAGGATAAAGGGAAATGGATTGGATggatttggtaaaaaaaaacaccaaacaaaaaaggaagCTAAGAGATTTGTCTGTAGGGGGATAACAGGGGGTGATAAATATTGCACTGTGGGGAATATGAATACGTTTCTGCTGTTTCTATTTTAGAGCCTTTGACATTGTTTTTTTACTCTCTATAAAACAACATGATTTTAGCACGTAAATCTAGAAAGGAGTAACAAGTGCTAGAAATCTtaaaggatatttttttttatattttttactttttaaatatcagaTTTTTAAGTCTGTCTTCAAACAATATTCTTGTAGCAATATGCACAGCGGAAGAGGTCGAACTCACTATGAACATTCCTTTTGTGCATATTGGCTGGGATGGAAAGAGATGGAGGATAATATCCACAGTCTTAGagtaaatgagtaaatgaacaatattaatttcagctgaCGGGCAGTGATTTATTAAACTTTTGCTTTGAAATTGTATTGGGAAGGGAAGCAGGCCTGACAGACACAATGCACAGATCTTCTGAACTGTTACAAAACTTTTGATTATGGTAACATTCATTTGAACATGAaaatcacacaacacactgtAACTAAATTTCTGAGGTGTCTTAGCATCAGTCCACTAGATGGCAACAAAATCCAAATAAGTACACTGAAAACAGTTTCACTgcttttttataaaataaaatgttttattaaaatataatatacatatatatatatatatatatatataattccaAACACAGTGGTCATGGGatcatatttttgtatttatgataAGTGAATAATTTcctatacatttttattatctTATCTATAATTTACTGTGTAAACAATAAATCATTGAATCTGGTCAGCAGCCATTTGCCTTCAGTCAAAATGCAAAGACAGCAAGAGgactaaaataaaacctttgaTTTAAGATTAAATTATGACTTTGAAAGTATTCTGCTCCTTATATTGGTGTGTGAGACTTGTGACTaactcttcttcttcctgctcaaAGGGGTCAAAGGCCCTCATACAGTCAATTAGTAACTTCACCTCAGCTGGTGTTCAAAGGTTAGTGTATGCTGCTTGTCACTGGAAAAATATATGGCAATACAGTGACTCTGGATGATCTTTTACAGCATCATATATAcatcatatacatatatatatacatcataTATTGAACAGGGTGGACTACAGTTTAACAAGTAACGGTTTAATTTCGATGTACTGAATGTATTGAATTTTAACCTGCCAAACTgatggacagaaagagagcaaacaAAGGGTTTATTTGTATACCATATGCTCGTTGGGTTACACTATCCCAATATCTGCCTTTGAAAGCAAAGAGAGTGAtctggagagaaagaaaggggaatAGTAGAGGAGGCAATGTGGCTTCTATTGGACTTTTCAATCTTCCGGATCCAAGTGTCAGTCCCTCTCAGTCATCCCTGATGGGATCCTCCCAGCCACAGGAAGACACAGAGCTCACATCTGTGCCTCATTCCTTGCCAAAGCACTGGAGTGTACTTGCGGTCAAAAATCCTTACTTTGTGTAAGCATTTCAAGTCCAAGTATGGCTGTTCTTCAGTTGGCCTCACTTGACTCTTCACTGAGCAGCAAACAAGGACTAAATGTAAAGGGAGATAGGCACATTTTATGTTGGAGAGTTGATAAGACAAGACCGCTGCCCCTCAGTATGCATGGAGCCAGAAGCTAAATTCACCTGGCATCACTGGCCTGTGTGGCATCCTTGCAGAGTCCGAAGGCCAGTCTTTTTTCATGACACACATGGCTTCACTGTGAGTGTCTGTGGATCCTGTTTCCTTGGTCAGTGAatccatggcaacagcagcgTGAATGGTCCATTCAGGGGCACTACAGCGTCTGCCTCTGAATATATAGATCAGTAAACAAATTGCATAGTTGGTTTGGTCCAGGTTTGTCCACATAATGAGTATCCATGTTGTTCTATGAAACTGGGACCCAGCTGGGAAATGAAACTCTAAATGTCTAAATGTTATTCTCTGTCATCccaaacagaaaatcattcaaattCTAATTCATTCCAGTGGAGTGCAAAGCTTGCAATTTGGTTAGGGATTTAATCTatctgaaaagacaaagatttaaaaaagagtACATTTGTGATattcttcttcccttttttttctttttttgtttttaacagtttaGCCAACAGATCCTTTTGGATCACACATCAGATGTTACATTATTGTAGAACTCCTCCAATGTTCATGGCTTCTGTGAAAAGGCATAACTATGGTAccaaagaaataagaaaactaACAAAACCAACATCATGATTCACCcagtttaggaacatttcatttatgaaaCTAATTGATTTGTGGTCTGTTAATGAATTGTAGTCCTATGATATTATGATATTGGCTCATCTCCACTAGAAATTAGAGACTGGTATTGAATCCCTGGTAAATGTGGAATGCATTTTCGTGTCTGTGTTCACATATTGCTGCCTAGAGTTTCTGAACTGATCCCAGCCAGTCATTTGGCTGGCATGGCATACATTTCtttgttattattcattaaaTAATACAGTGTGCATACAAATATTCAAACTGAATTCTTGTTTGCAGTTGTACTTTTTGTATTCCACATAATATGGAAATTGATAATAATTGTGTCATGTGactataaattattattaaatgggGGTTTATTTTCTACATTCTTTAAGTGTTCTATGTTTAAGGATTTCACTGTATTCTCTGAGCACCTTAATGTACAATTGACATACTGTCCaagtcatccaggtcatcttAGTCTTGGAATGCTTAGTGGGAAGCAAATCGACTTATCTTGTTTGAAAACAATTTGTCTCTCGTCTaaaaggcttcttcagttctCAGGGTCTGCGTTTAACCCAGAGTGGGTGGGGGCAATCACCAAAATGAGGGTGTGATTAAAGGAACCTCGGTGTCATGAGAGTCGTTAAGGTCACATGACcccaggtgtgtgtgagggttaAACCGCCTGGGGAGTGTTCCCAAGACAGCATTGCAGGTTGCAGACAATGGTGTATTCGTCTTAGTCAGGCCAGTACCTCTTGTTTGACTCCCACCACAAACTGGGGGCAATCCTACACTACAAGACCGGGCCAGAAGGTTCCCTCAAGCacaaatggaaaacagaagGAATTGACACATCACGACAACGCTCCAGGCATGTGGCTACCCAAAGTGGACCATTGTCAATTCGTCCAAAAGGCGCCCACAGGAAACACCTGAGGCAGAGAGGCAAAAATGGAAGAATGTTGTCATCCCATATGTGGCAGGTCTACTGTAAAAATTCTGCAGGAtcttccaaaaacaca
This window encodes:
- the nherf4b gene encoding NHERF family PDZ scaffold protein 4b, which translates into the protein MAVEDHYEKVYGLWKFTFNPKEGIDNPVMVFTDDTDSTPRPRLCVLKREEGESYGFRLRVEGGGQGHIIRRVVSGGVAGCSGLQDGDRLLEVNNCYVDDVPHPEVARKIRLSGHQLCLLVLNGTAYEQAVSQSQDLRDLIRLHRGERCKPPRFCHITRDPVSGLGISFTPMEGEKGRFSVNLVTGGAAEKAGVCKGDRLIWINGVTVSDLTHLALSRMMKKCGNHITILVIDSESEKNYIRLKCPILPTMAVPHNLPHRARKLHLVSGPEGYGFVLRLEKTPSGRTVHILREMDKGGPAERAGMEDGELLLEVNGESMETLKHEEVADRVQQSKPEVSFTTITYQGFEFYTQLGLSPLLFCEDDAAEKEKESSVSEPVQKEMGNSCQARLCSLQKGPLGFGFNLGCVPQSPGTFISQVALGSSGQSAGLLVGDVVVEVNGQNVEKKYLEDVIMLVKEGGHFLSLLVMDKTNYNKMKETERPTTDEFALWNSQE